Genomic window (Saccharomyces cerevisiae S288C chromosome X, complete sequence):
TTACCCACAGTATGTTTTCGCGCTCCTCGTCACTAAGATTTCCTGGTTTGAACCACTGATGAAGCCAAGAATTGTCCCCGGCTGCTGAACTAATGTAAACGACGATAACCTGCTCACTAGTATGAGAGTAATCATGAACAACTCGATCATGAAAGAGGCTGTCTATACCTGACATCTCGTACATTTCTGTTATTCAATACCTGTAATTCACTTCCTTTGAGGGTCAAAAATGTCCCCTGTAAGCAAGTGTATAAGTatataattatatatatgtgcATATATATGTCCCTATACAACTACTAACGAATCTTAAAAGTTGACTATTCATGTGGAAAAAGTCCCTCTTCTAGGGTTGACGCGCTAGAGGTAAATCCATTAAGGTTCCTCCTGGCTTCGTTAACTCCGAAAAGAATAGCATGTGCAAGATGAGTTACCGAAAGAAGCAATAAAGAAAGCACGAGTACATGTAGAACAGGGGCACAGATAATACCAGACAGATGAGCCCACTTTTAAGAGTTTCAAAACTTCCACGAATGCACAGGGAGAATAAAGTACGCGCTGGGTCCGTTACGATTCGTGCTGCAAGAGGTTTAAAATCGCTCCACAATGGTCTCGCCCCTCGGCCCTTCTCCAATTACAAGCATATTACTAATACAgttttcgtttcttttgtaATGTTCAGATAGGAGCGAAAGACTAATTTCGATGgaaatttttatcttcatttCGATAGTATGTTCAATCAGTTGAACTATGCATCTTTGGTTATCATCATTAACAAATTGAAACGAAAAGCTATCCTGCCAAGAAGGCCGGATAGAgagattgaaaaagatatataAAGTGTCCTTGTCACACTCATACAACACCTGTTGTATGTCAGGCATACGGCAAATTGACTACAGTTTGCATTTGCACTAATGTCGTTTGCAGTGTAACTGTTGTATTGAACGTGGACAAGGACAAGAAAGATAGTTTTTATCTCttgatgtttttttatatgGAGGAGAAAGCGACGAAGTCGAAAAAAACGAAAGGAAATAAAATGCTGTCGGAAAAAAAGTTAGGGCTGGTACGGATTATAAACTATCTCAGTAGTTAGGTAATATATAAGATGGCACCAGTCTTAGTACTTGTAAGTTGCTGTTGATTCGTCCCTAGTTATGAATTTGTCTCGTAACAACTTGGCCAAGGCGTCTTTGAACTCACCAACACTAAAGCCTTTTATCTGCTGCTTTACCGTTTCAAATAAATGGTCGTAGTCTAGCCCATTCCTCTCGCTCTTAACGGATCTAGTTATGCATGCCTTTAGTAATTCTTGGGTCCATTGGGAATTACTTCCTTCGTGGTGTGCAGAACTGGTTCTTTCACCGCCTGTGTTGCTACTTTGGAGAGACGCGGTTCTCGGTAGAACCACACGTAGTTTCccatttttcacttttttcatATCAGGTTTGAAGCTCTCGTTGATACTGTATGTGTTGTCAATATCTCTTGTCAGAATTTTATAATTGCAGAAGGATTTTAAGACTAGCGCTAAGTCTTTGTACGCCAGTTTCGTTTGCTCTGATATAACTTGCAAGGTCAAATGATCGCTTTCGTTGAATAAAGTCAGCACACATGTTTGGAAAAGGGTCAATTCAAATATTAGGTTAGTTCCATCCTGTATGATATAAGGCGACTCCACTTCGCAGTGGTGCAAGTTCCACATCGGATATAGCTCTTTTTTGGAAGCATCTGAATCTTCCACTTTATTCTGCTCGTGATAATTACGGAGAAATTGGTTCCACGTATCATCCATCTCTTGAGGTAGgacaaaatttttctttacttcGTTGGATTGCTGAAAAACTTTGGGAATTCTTTCTCTATCAAAGATAAGTGGGAAAAATGACTTGCTGTTGTTTTCATTGTATGTCTTCCCGAACTTCACAGCAGCCTCGATATTCTCATAAAACGACAAGAACGATGCATATTTGATTCTCAGATCTGCCATAACCTCTACCGGCTGAAAGAATTGCGATAAATAGGGTTGATATTGATCTCGGTATCGCATTTCATCCTCTTGTGAGACATTTGTTATGATTCTTTGTTTGAAAAGTTCCATGAGGCTGTCTTTGTAAACAGGTAATATATCCTTAATAAATGAGGAATTTTGATCACTTTGTAAGATCGTCTTTCTGAAAATTGATCTTTCGAAAAAATTAGGAAATGTGGGAAGGTTAACGAACTTCAGTCTCAATATAGGAAGATTTTCGTTGAGatactttattttcatatcTCTGGGTAGGTCTTTTTTAGTTGTTTTTATCTTTCTGACGATGATGAATAAATGTGactcaaaatatttgacATACTGTTCTATGGCTTTGCTGGTACTTCCAAGTAAATTACATAAATGGTACTCGATGGAATCGGAGTATATTTTGAGGTGATCTACATTAGCTAGCTGAACTACCTCATCAAATAGCCTTTCAGTATCATGATTGGATCCATATGCTGCCTTTAACTTTTCTGAAACGGCATCATCACAGAATTCCTTGAATTTTGACAGCATATTTTTTGCTTCAAAAGCATTTCTAAACATCAATAAGCTAAAGTGTGTCTCagttttgaaatatctctctttttcttcatcataaGTGTCCTTCCCAATTTCTATGTATTCGCTAATAGACTTCTTGTTCAACAGTAGATGGCTTATAAATAGGTCATTTGCATCGCTGACCCATTCAGGGGAAAATAAAGATGCTAATAATGCATTCCTCGTCAATAGTACCTTaaaattcttgaaagtTTCCAGCCTCGGCCTTAAATTTGATTCCTCACAGTAATATTGTCTGAGAGTTTTCATATAAAAATCTTTGGGGCTCAAGCCCTCTATACTAAAATTGCAGTTAGACATTATACGGAGCATAGGAACTTCCTTCTCTAACATTGTATTCGTTATTGGAAACATATGAATATAGTGATGAATAGTAGCGCTTACAAGGGTGGAAAATTCCCTTCCAAAATGTGACTTCATACATTCGAAAAGTTTGGAATCATAATACTGAAATATCGTTAAGGTCTCAAATCCTAgttcttttcttatcaTGGGATAATTTACCGGCACATACGATATAATAGGACCAACGGCACCCATTACGTACTGAAATAGCTTGTAAAAAGAGGTCCAATTTTTGGGTATAATTTCATAAGAATAGTCGCATCTGGTCAAAAAGCTAAGGACGTGCGCGTCAATTATTAACTTTGCCAATTCATCAcaaaattcttgaaaacTCAGCACAATTTGGTGTTGATGTAGCAGCTGAaacttcttttgcttttcgTCATTCCCATTAAATTCTGAGTTGTAAGGAATGTATGATTTCCTTTGCGTTAATTCACGGCAATTGTTCAACATCTTAGGCATTAGCTTTCTAAATTTAGCggccttttctttattacaCTCCAATTCTTTCACGTCAGTTTCAGTTATAGTTTCAGCTAAAGTAAGGTGAAA
Coding sequences:
- a CDS encoding uncharacterized protein (hypothetical protein), with the translated sequence MKIKISIEISLSLLSEHYKRNENCISNMLVIGEGPRGETIVERF
- the RTT101 gene encoding cullin RTT101 (Cullin subunit of a Roc1p-dependent E3 ubiquitin ligase complex; role in anaphase progression; Rtt101p-Mms22p ligase associates with replisome complex during S phase via Ctf4p; required for recovery after DSB repair; implicated in Mms22-dependent DNA repair; involved with Mms1p in nonfunctional rRNA decay; modified by the ubiquitin-like protein, Rub1p), with the translated sequence MINESVSKREGFHESISRETSASNALGLYNKFNDERNPRYRTMIAELHEFFHLTLAETITETDVKELECNKEKAAKFRKLMPKMLNNCRELTQRKSYIPYNSEFNGNDEKQKKFQLLHQHQIVLSFQEFCDELAKLIIDAHVLSFLTRCDYSYEIIPKNWTSFYKLFQYVMGAVGPIISYVPVNYPMIRKELGFETLTIFQYYDSKLFECMKSHFGREFSTLVSATIHHYIHMFPITNTMLEKEVPMLRIMSNCNFSIEGLSPKDFYMKTLRQYYCEESNLRPRLETFKNFKVLLTRNALLASLFSPEWVSDANDLFISHLLLNKKSISEYIEIGKDTYDEEKERYFKTETHFSLLMFRNAFEAKNMLSKFKEFCDDAVSEKLKAAYGSNHDTERLFDEVVQLANVDHLKIYSDSIEYHLCNLLGSTSKAIEQYVKYFESHLFIIVRKIKTTKKDLPRDMKIKYLNENLPILRLKFVNLPTFPNFFERSIFRKTILQSDQNSSFIKDILPVYKDSLMELFKQRIITNVSQEDEMRYRDQYQPYLSQFFQPVEVMADLRIKYASFLSFYENIEAAVKFGKTYNENNSKSFFPLIFDRERIPKVFQQSNEVKKNFVLPQEMDDTWNQFLRNYHEQNKVEDSDASKKELYPMWNLHHCEVESPYIIQDGTNLIFELTLFQTCVLTLFNESDHLTLQVISEQTKLAYKDLALVLKSFCNYKILTRDIDNTYSINESFKPDMKKVKNGKLRVVLPRTASLQSSNTGGERTSSAHHEGSNSQWTQELLKACITRSVKSERNGLDYDHLFETVKQQIKGFSVGEFKDALAKLLRDKFITRDESTATYKY